Genomic DNA from Chanos chanos chromosome 6, fChaCha1.1, whole genome shotgun sequence:
GGAGAGTCGCAGGCAGGGGGAGGGGCCAATGCAAATCATCTAAAGGGGGAGGAGTCAAATGAACATGCTAAGGCGGACAAACAGTTTGAGGAGacggagagaatgaaaaatatcGAAAGACAGCAAGGCAAAGGTTGGGAAAGTCAgtgctccctctcctcctctctgtcgtCTTCAtcttcctcgtcctcctcgTCAAGCGACACGACCCCTGATGAGGCGACGTCTGAGACCTTTCTCCGAGTGGAATATTCTGGGGGGCAGCAGACTCCGCCCCTGCAGTCCTTATAAGGCGAGTCCTCATCCTCCTCCCCCGGCGACAGAAAGGTCTCTGAATACGTTGCCAAGCAACAAGGCGAGTGGCCAAGCCTATGCCCCGCCCTCTGGAGGCGGGCCAACAGCAGCTCCTCCCCACCTTGGAGAGCTCCCAGAATCTTGGCGGCGAGGTCAGCAGCGACGGGGCCGTCTCCGTGGCGTCCGAGGTCGCGTAGCAACGGGTGCCTGTCGTCGAGGCTGCACATGCTGGAGCAGAGGGTCTCGGAAGGTGACCCGGGCGACCCGACCGGGGGTGAGAGGTCGACTGCCACACCGCTCTCAGCCTCGCACACACCTCTCCCACGCAGGTGAGACtgacacacgtgtgtgtgcaagagatcCCGCAGGTAATGAGGATATGAGGACAGATCTGCAGGAGACGAGAGAGAagaacactgagtgtgtgtgtgtgtgtgtgtgtgagtagtatACTGtagaataatgtgtgtgtgtgtgtgtgtgtgagagagagagtagtatACTGTAGAataatgtgtgttagtgtgtgtgtgtgggtgtgcgcacTGGACGTGCGTATGTACAGTATGCATACTGAATAGAGatggtttataaccaaaatgaaactctagagaagaacagagagattcACACGTGTTTAGCTGAGAAATGCATGTTCAGTAAACATTCTGTTAAAGGTCATCACAAGAAGCATGTGACTGctctcatgtttctctctctctctctctctctcttcatctctctctctctctctctctctctctctctttctcccttcccctctctatCCATATCACAatcagaagacacacacacacacgctcacacacacacacacacacacacacacatgtacaatgacacacacacacacacgtgtacaaagatatacacattcacacacacacacacacacacacacatacacacacacacaccatacactaaCAATACAGTGTGCTGCAGTAAAGCTGGAAACACATTAAATTTGCAGGAgaaatgaatgctgggatatcAAATTGCACCAcagagctgaaagaaaaaagaaaatgttttaacaggGGAGGAAAGTAGGGCAGTGGGACAATAACGTCTGCAGAGCAGGGGgagtgtgaaaaacagagagagagagagataaaaacagatagagaaaagtgaaaataagAGAATTAAAACAGACCTGCTACAGATATGTACAAGTACTACATGGAGAAAATGATTTTCTactttatctgtgtgtgcgtgtgtatgtgcgtgcacgcgtgtgtttgcatgtgtgtgtgtgtgtgtgtgtgtgtgtgtacacatatatgtgtgtgtatgggtgtgtgtacatacatacgtgtgtgtgtgtgtgcgtgtgtgtgtgtgtgtgtttgtgtgtgtgtgtgtgagttggtgtgtgtgctgtgggaaATATTTCGACATGGATTTAGCTGCGTGTTCAGTGTATCCAAATGTTAGATGTTTAGAGGAAAGTGGAAAATTACTGAGCACTGTGAGAAAAGAACTTTCTGTTTAATGCTGGCAATTAGCATGACCTGTGTATGTGCCAGGAAGAGGAGAACCATGCTGTTCCAGGCCGTTGGACAGATACGGCAGGGCAACCCCCCCCTCGGGGATGCGACTGACTATCAAGAATTACTTTCTTAAGGTATATATACTTTCTCCTCTGCCTGCGTGACTCCACTTTGCTCTGTCAGCTGTATTCACCCATGCCCATGTGATAAAGACTGGACAGACTGATCACGCCTGAAgcctgtatttttttaaacttagcACGTTCTAAAGGAGATTTTAAATTTGTGtctacgtgtgcgtgtgtgtgtgtgcgtgcgtgcgtgcgtccctgcgtgcatgcgtgtgcgtgtgcgtgtgtgtgtgtgcgtgtgtgtgtgtgcgcgtgcgtgcgtgcctgcctgcatgcgtgtgtgtgtgtgtgtgtgggtgtgggtgtgggtgggtttgtgtgtgtttacctgtacTCTGCGTTGTAGGCTCATTAGCTGGAAGAAAATCTTCATCATAAGAATCGTCATTCGACTCCTCAGCATCGACCGAAGACCAGGCACGGAGTTTAGCCTCAGCGATCGCAAACTGCTCTGCCACACctgcgacacacacacacacacacacacacactatattaaTTATTCAAGATTAATACTGTGCTTTATTAGCTTTGACAGACATTGGTTCTGTCCTATTGTAATGTTGGGCGAGTCAGCTTGTGCTAGCATTTGACCGTGGTTGAAAGTTCATATGACTTTCAGCAGGCATCTGCTTCAGTCAACGATACAGCTCAGTTGTAAATCTCTGAGAAAGTTATGTTAAGCCAAGCAGTAAGACTAAAAACAGCTCTTcatgcattaaaaatatataaacacatagaGAGGCACATTAAAGGTTCTTGACAGCCACAAGGGAATGAAgatctgtaaaaacaaacaaacaaaccttatCACTGAACAAGCTACATCATAAGCTGTGAGTGGCATGTGTTGAATTTGACTTTCACGAAGGTTTACAGacccatgtatgtgtgttctatAGCACTGCAGTCAGCTACATTgagttaaatattaaatataatacTGAAAGACATGTTTTGACATAATATGTGTGGAAAAGCTGTGAAAAAAACCCTGTTCAATAAAGATAAATGTTTTCATAATGTTTCAAAAAGGTTTCATAGGGTCTTAAAGTTGTTTCTTGTTTTACTTCTCAGATTGTACTTAATACAAACATACAGGAGTGTTTCCTCTGACATTGACATTTTTCCGGGAGTATCCTGAAttaaacaaagacacacgcacacacccttcCCTCAAAGGACGCTCGAACACGCACTCATCAATCATGAaatattcagtctgtttaaaacgctcacacacgcacacaggcacagatacacagacacacagatgcacacagagagacactaggacacacagatacacacaccatagacagacacacacacacagacacacacacacactgttgatTTGGGTTGTCATTGGGATGGTGTTCTTATTATGGGAGAGACCAAGcatttgactgacagctcaTTCTCTCTGGAACACTGAGTTAGACGCTGATGACGCACTCTGATGACATCACATTACTGTCCTCCAGGTTCGAATGACCTCCATAATCAACATGCCTCCGGTCAcgtcactcacatacacacagacacacacacacactcacatacagacacgcacgcgcgcacacacacacacactcacacgaatacacacacatatacatacatacgtacatacacaaacacacatttagacaCATTTACATgcagacataaaaacacaaacttcatAGAGAAATGGATGACACATACAAATATGcaccaacacacagaaacaagatAGAAAGCAACCATctcaaaggaacacacacaaggacacagacacacacata
This window encodes:
- the fam131ab gene encoding protein FAM131A, with protein sequence MLPKSRRALTIQEIAALARSSLHGISQVVKDHVTKPTAMAQGRVAHLIEWKGWCKPTDAPNALESDFNSYSDLSEGEQEARFAAGVAEQFAIAEAKLRAWSSVDAEESNDDSYDEDFLPANEPTTQSTDLSSYPHYLRDLLHTHVCQSHLRGRGVCEAESGVAVDLSPPVGSPGSPSETLCSSMCSLDDRHPLLRDLGRHGDGPVAADLAAKILGALQGGEELLLARLQRAGHRLGHSPCCLATYSETFLSPGEEDEDSPYKDCRGGVCCPPEYSTRRKVSDVASSGVVSLDEEDEEDEDDREEEREH